ATAGTTATTTCAAACTGGAGCGTAAATTAAATGGGCATTAGAAAATTAAAACCTGTTACACCTGGCACTAGATTTATGAGCTACTCTACATTTGAGGAGATTACTAAAACTACTCCAGAAAAGTCACTTTTAAGTCCTCTTAAAAAATCTGGTGGTAGAAATAATTTAGGTAGAGTAACATCTAGGCATAGAGGCGGTGGTCATAAAAGAAAATACAGAATAATAGATTTTAAAAGAGACAAATTCGGAATTGCTGCAAAAGTTTTTTCGATTGAATATGACCCGAATCGTTCTGCAAGAATAGCTTTGCTTCATTATACGGACGGCGAGAAGAGATATATTATAGCACCCGATGGTTTGAAAGTTGGTGATCAAGTGCAATCGGGTCCTGGTTCCGAAATTAAAATTGGAAATGCATTGCCTCTAAAAGAAATTCCTTTAGGTAGTTTTGTGCATAATGTTGAACTAAAACCCGGCAAAGGTGGTCAATTAGGAAGGGCAGCCGGTACTTCTTTACAATTAACTGCTAGAGAAGGAAAATTTGCACAGTTAAAACTGCCTTCTGGAGAAATTAGGATGGTAGATGTGAACTGCTTGGCTACTTATGGAGTTGTTGGCAACATTGACCACGAAAATATAAGTCTTGGAAAAGCTGGCAGAAGCAGATGGTTAGGAATTAGACCACACAATAGAGGTGTTTCAATGAACCCAGTAGATCATCCAATGGGTGGTGGAGAAGGAAAAACATCTGGCGGAGGTCATCCAGTTTCCCCCTGGGGTCAAAAAGCTAAGGGACTTAAAACACGTAAGAAAAATAAACTTTCTAATAAATATATTATTAAGAGAAGGAAATAAGGTGAAAAATGCCTCGTTCAGTTAAAAAAGGACCTTTTGTTAGTATTAAATTGTTGGAAAAAATTCGAAAACTGAATCAAACCAACC
This genomic interval from Melioribacteraceae bacterium 4301-Me contains the following:
- the rplB gene encoding 50S ribosomal protein L2; the encoded protein is MGIRKLKPVTPGTRFMSYSTFEEITKTTPEKSLLSPLKKSGGRNNLGRVTSRHRGGGHKRKYRIIDFKRDKFGIAAKVFSIEYDPNRSARIALLHYTDGEKRYIIAPDGLKVGDQVQSGPGSEIKIGNALPLKEIPLGSFVHNVELKPGKGGQLGRAAGTSLQLTAREGKFAQLKLPSGEIRMVDVNCLATYGVVGNIDHENISLGKAGRSRWLGIRPHNRGVSMNPVDHPMGGGEGKTSGGGHPVSPWGQKAKGLKTRKKNKLSNKYIIKRRK